One Micromonas commoda chromosome 7, complete sequence genomic window carries:
- a CDS encoding predicted protein, which produces MASSADRPAIDLDDPNVSAEVAKKRRLMELAKRRDGTGSRRGNSPAPGNHVVKKWVVLDLGNRPSRATYDPWSAGDDHRISFTGLGPDGAGSRDLTLRQIKAVAGGDWVRMPPCDWHCVTGWSTLGLCFRGVPFSAVVDALSKDDDGKENDPAFAPRPGWRRIYQRSADGYDTTVQRRDVHDGFLAVVHGESGEMLREEHGGPRLVFPSLYGWKSAKFLKEVVFLATDDDAPGARRGFWEKLGCHPRGRWAEEQRWAPGTSAVVWNALAGMTDLYRVVGGVWVWERVMVHGGRVLGAIASTWETVRGWWRVRGGRVGVKAE; this is translated from the coding sequence atggcgtcgtcagCGGACCGCCCGGCCATCGATCTCGACGACCCGAACGTCAGCGCCGAGGTTGCGAAGAAGCGTCGGCTgatggagctcgccaagcgTCGGGACGGCACGGGCTCGCGCCGGGGGAACAGTCCCGCGCCGGGGAACCACGTCGTCAAGAAGTGGGTGGTGCTCGACCTCGGCAACAGGCCCTCGAGGGCAACTTACGACCCCTggagcgcgggcgacgaccaTCGCATCTCGTTCACCGGGCTCGgtcccgacggcgccggttcGCGGGACCTGACCCTGCGGCAGATCAaggccgtcgcgggcggggactGGGTGCGCATGCCGCCGTGCGATTGGCACTGCGTCACCGGCTGGTCCACGCTCGGTCTGTGCTTCCGCGGCGTGCCGttctccgccgtcgtcgacgcgttgtCTAAAGACGACGATGGCAAAGAAAACGATCCCGCCTTCGCTCCGCGACCGGGTTGGCGCAGGATCTACCAGCGCTCCGCGGACGGATACGACACCACGGTGCAGAGGCGGGACGTGCACGACGGCTTCCTCGCGGTGGTGCACGGGGAAAGCGGCGAGATGCTGCGCGAGGAACACGGGGGTCCGCGGCTGGTGTTCCCTTCCCTGTACGGGTGGAAGAGCGCGAAGTTTCTTAAAGAGGTGGTGTTCctggcgacggacgacgacgcgccgggggcgaggagggggTTCTGGGAGAAGCTCGGGTGCcacccgcgagggcgttggGCGGAGGAGCAACGGTGGGCGCCCGGTACCTCCGCCGTCGTGTGGAACGCGTTGGCGGGAATGACCGACTTGTaccgggtcgtcggcggcgtgtgGGTTTGGGAGCGAGTCATGGTGCACGGCGGGCGTGTGTtgggcgcgatcgcgtcgacgtgggaGACGGTCCGCGGTTGGTGGCgtgtgcgcggcggacgagtcGGCGTGAAGGCTGAATAG
- a CDS encoding predicted protein, whose protein sequence is MDMDVDMDDAVPFSQEDWTNGEEEDMEWDAAVLEAALHELDHLRHGRVPEASDATPRPTHERSLLDTNDAGLSHADGGVMSTTHETGQSSGPRVVTIVPDTNVLVHEGGASLDRLLGRFRARIGADGSVTRARVAVPRKVVQELDGLKTHAGGAGSGTGDRRSEVAALARSVNRALERRLVGARHKHEHDTQRDAARVDEGDAELLVQGPADAGAMRVRMRAEGLEKGGDEEIVYFCQRRRKSLGEVVVLLTADVNAAVTAASVAGPGDVPVCAFHPNDVQANDVLALFRAVGSFYAGAEERVRGVVADVTAAPGRGKSVTVGERAGESGGFVPSAWPPPPRAAPAPRGTLGHDPTTLAGGGGSSRQGPAATRGGVPANSDEAAASVSRVLDALDAAFPPAVEAMLREDLGDMWAVAVRDDAEDILEFTPDDAFEALRKNLMTLVAGRGPRGARGYPREAMDSIAVARRQRRQGRGWVGDRVNALGVVAAARDVLACLPGDIPEVVAARDVAEGRRRDLAG, encoded by the coding sequence ATGGACATGGACGTCgacatggacgacgccgtccctTTCAGCCAGGAGGACTGGAccaacggcgaggaggaagacaTGGAgtgggacgcggcggtgctcgaggctgcgctgCACGAGCTCGACCACCTGCGCCACGGGCGCGTGCCCGAAGCATCGGATGCGACGCCCCGACCCACCCACGAGCGCTCGCTGCTGGacacgaacgacgcggggctgtcgcacgccgacggcggggtcATGTCCACGACCCACGAAACCGGCCAGTCTTCAGGCCCGAGGGTGGTGACGATCGTGCCGGACACCAACGTGCTCGTccacgagggcggcgcgtcgctcgatcGATTGCTGGGAAGGTTCCGAGCCCgcatcggcgcggacggttcggtcacgcgcgcgcgcgtggcggtgCCCAGGAAGGTGGTGCAGGAGCTCGACGGGCTGAAGAcccacgcgggcggggcggggagcGGGACGGGGGACAGGAGgtcggaggtggcggcgctggcgaggagCGTGAACCGAGCCCTCGAGCGGAGGTTGGTGGGCGCTCGGCACAAACACGAACACGATACACAAAGGGACGCCGCTCGTGTCGATGAGGGGGACGCCGAGCTCTTGGTGCAGggacccgccgacgccggcgcgatgagggtgcggatgcgcgcggagggtTTGGAaaaaggcggcgacgaggagatcgtcTACTTCTGTCAGCGGCGCCGAAAGTCGCTGGgcgaagtcgtcgtcctcctcaccgccgacgtcaacgcggcggtcacggcggcgtccgtcgcgggacccggcgacgTGCCCGTCTGCGCGTTCCACCCGAACGACGTCCAGGCCAACGACGTGTTGGCGTTGTTCCGCGCGGTGGGGTCGTTttacgcgggcgcggaggaacgcgtccgcggggtaGTCGCCGACGTCACCGCAGCGCCGGGGAGGGGAAAGTCTGTCACCGTCGGGGAGAGAGCCGGGGAAAGCGGGGGTTTCGTCCCCTCGGCGTGGCCtccaccgccccgcgccgcgcccgccccgcgcggcacCCTCGGTCACGACCCAACGACTctcgcgggaggaggaggatcgtcgcggcagggacccgccgccacccgcggcggggttcccGCAAActcggacgaggcggcggcgtccgtgtCGCgagtcctcgacgcgctcgacgccgcgtttccccccgcggtggaggccaTGCTGAGGGAGGATCTCGGGGACATGtgggccgtcgccgtgcgggacgacgcggaggacatACTGGAGTTCaccccggacgacgcgttcgaggcgttAAGGAAAAACCTCAtgaccctcgtcgccggccggggcccgcgcggagctcggggGTACCCTCGCGAGGCGATGGActccatcgccgtcgcgaggaggcAGAGGCGTCAAGGGCGCGGGTGGGTCGGGGACCGGGTGAACGCGCTCGGGGTGGtggccgcggctcgcgacgTGCTGGCGTGTCTGCCCGGGGACATCCCGGAGGTGGTTGCGGCGAGAGACGTGGCGGAGGGACGCAGGCGGGATTTGGCGGGGTAG
- a CDS encoding predicted protein has translation MRQTRVDEVNPRVGGRAARVRTALRARAAAHHPNAHISSAVRSIERALLGGDVELVLNQLLTGMVESPNSVHTGVIDPSTGGFNSLSHSSSRADLGASSDPGGNPVEQSSSAPHLHQLLEAILVQANVDDMSYEELLDRFGPGIEGPAAAPASAVRAVPRRRLTGKDVEALVRNETRSTERACCVCLEDYGKGDTVKTLPRCGHRFHAHCIDRWLLCRNACPVCRVGLEVPVTEGPPGPAAAAA, from the coding sequence ATGCGTCAGACCCGCGTGGACGAGGTGAACCCGAGGGTGGGCGGCCGAGCGGCTCGGGTGCGAACGGCGCTGcgggccagggcggcggcgcatcaCCCGAACGCGCAcatctcgtccgcggtgcgGTCCATCGAGCGGGCGCTgctcggcggggacgtggagcTCGTGCTGAACCAGCTGTTGACGGGCATGGTGGAGTCGCCGAACAGCGTCCACACCGGGGTCATCGACCCCTCCACCGGGGGATTCAACTCCCTCTCGCACTCGTCGTCCAGAGCTGATTTAGGGGCGTCCTCAGACCCCGGGGGGAACCCTGTCGAGCAATCCTCCTCGGCTCCTCACCTCcaccagctcctcgaggcgaTCCTGGTGCAGGCGAACGTGGACGACATGTCCTACGAGGAGCTGCTGGACAGGTTCGGACCGGGGATAgagggacccgccgccgcgcccgcgtccgccgtaCGAGCCGTGCCCAGACGTCGACTCACCGGCAAGGAcgtggaggcgctcgtccgcAATGAAACTCGATCCACCGAGCGCGCGTGTTGCGTGTGCCTCGAGGACTACGGCAAAGGGGATACCGTGAAGACCCTGCCGAGATGCGGCCACCGCTTCCACGCGCACTGCATCGACAGGTGGCTGCTGTGCAGGAACGCGTGCCCGGTGTGCAGGGTCGGGTTGGAGGTGCCCGTCACGGAGGGGCCGCcgggaccggcggcggcggcggcgtga
- a CDS encoding predicted protein, with protein MDHQRNASIASAMSGAGSDFLSAEDDEPVTLEGSPVPLASPRGEVVRLKDLLQERDEHIERLKTQLKETVDKGESFRAKLHAAIKKGKSIEAERNELRARLEQSPAGSVSGDAPGPGSDPPSTPTASIEELDALRKELDDAKKAAASAEKKLAVMRAMSEADSKKNGDAAVELDSLRERCAEAEANLDKAQKELDATAEELDASRRLCETKTVAAERLDEALREATKKAEAKQKRTEAAEATRAGDAERRAASAEGELASLRVELSKVRAAAASRKEELEALRRELAELADASADELQIADDARSKAETERDEALDRLKTAESVKAQAEVRTAEAEERADAAEAEAERLLEESEERGCRFTMVQSQYAKKEEELSAEVERLRRESATRPPADEETAGLRESLDGLRESLARAERAAEEAEARAEKAEAEARAQKAEKAEAKNREELGTAEADEAGNEAHVARVGELERIVESLRRELGDAREEIARAERASERAAEDSDKNAEGSRPPAPGSNDESVLFKRVESAEALAKRLRVTVESLERDNKSLQWQISMSAGSRAGGDGT; from the exons ATGGATCACCAACggaacgcgtcgatcgcgagcgcgatgagcggCGCCGGTAGCGACTTCCtctccgccgaggacgacgagccggtGACCCTGGAGGGATCCCCCGTtcccctcgcgtccccgcggggCGAGGTGGTGCGATTGAAAG ACCTGCTCCAGGAGAGGGACGAGCACATCGAGAGGCTCAAGACGCAGCTGAAGGAGACGGTCGACAAGGGCGAATCGTTCAGGGCCAAGCTTCACGCGGCCATCAAGAAGGGCAAGTCGATCGAGGCTGAGAGAAACGAGCTGCGCGCTCGTCTGGAGCAATCGCCCGCGGGGTCCGTGTCCGGTGACGCCCCGGGGCCGGGAAGCGATCCCCCGTCCACCCCGaccgcgtccatcgaggagctcgacgccctcagaaaggagctcgacgacgccaagaaggccgccgcgtccgccgagaagaagctcgcggtGATGAGAGCCATGAGCGAGGCCGACTCTAAGAaaaacggcgacgccgccgtcgaactcgacagcctccgcgagcgatgcgcggaggcggaggcgaaccTTGACAAGGCTCAAAAAgagctcgacgccaccgccgaggagctcgacgcctcGCGACGATTGTGCGAGACCAaaaccgtcgccgcggagcgcctggacgaggcgctccgcgaggcgacgaAGAAGGCTGAGGCGAAACAGAAGCGGACAgaagcggcggaggcgacgcgagccggcgacgccgagcgacgcgccgcgagcgccgagggcgagctcgcatcccttcgcgtcgagctgtcgaaggttcgcgcggccgcggcgtcgcgaaaAGAGGAGTTGGAGGCGCTAAGGCGGGAgctggcggagctcgccgacgcgtcagCCGACGAGTTACAaatcgcggacgacgcgagatCAAAAGCGGAgacggagcgcgacgaggcttTGGACCGATTAAAAACGGCGGAGTCGGTcaaggcgcaggcggaggtCCGaacggccgaggcggaggaacgcgcggacgcggcggaggcggaggcggagcggcTGCTCGAGGAATCGGAGGAGCGCGGCTGTCGATTCACCATGGTGCAGTCGCAGTACGCTAAAAAGGAGGAGGAACTctcggcggaggtggagcgACTGAGGAGGGAATCGGCGACCCGACCTCCGGCTGACGAGGAGACGGCCGGGCTGAGGGAATCACTCGACGGGCTGAGGGAAtcgctggcgcgcgcggagcgggccgcggaggaggccgaggcgagaGCGGAGAAAgcggaggccgaggcgagaGCGCAGAAAGCGGAGAAAGCGGAGGCGAAGAATCGCGAAGAACTGgggacggcggaggcggacgaggccgggaacgaggcgcacgtcgcgagggtgggcgagctcgagcgcatcGTCGAAAGTCTCAGGcgggagctcggcgacgccaggGAGGAGATCGCGCGGGCCGAACGAGCCTCCGAACGAGCGGCTGAAGACTCGGATAAAAACGCCGAGGGATcgcggccgcccgcgccgggatcGAACGACGAATCCGTCCTTTTCAAGCGCGTCGAGTCCGCGGAGGCCCTCGCCAAGCGTCTCAGGGTCACCGTCGAGTCTCTCGAGAGGGATAACAAGAGCCTGCAGTGGCAGATATCCATGAGCGCGgg ctcgcgggcgggcggcgacggaaccTGA
- a CDS encoding predicted protein, giving the protein MGADMSTPAAGAAGTSAGLTEEQLRERGIAKMDQEMRRKFARGGKFNFKIVLRGDSSTGKSTLLRRLRGGTFQPDYNPTPEIRTAHVQWQARSNPEDNIMLEVWDVIDKASKRAISESLTLAHNVDETAEGRHTFPLDATMVDVYHGCHAAIFLIDPSKKWTYEYVQRELATVPEHIPTCVVLNFRDYPASKRLIRLEEVEADMEYSFGKRPFRPFVMEASLLNCYGLQALSTFLHIPFLCLKRASLEQAMQLNTHAIVQAQEAMKTVRGNSYDAYERKIDAATGGSNVSNALGEAASAGTPGQPPARQSHAAPPTAKEAAITWEKLSNTTLGEAPLLIGGAAIGAAVTGVTAVANLTPAQIAENVKSVASVGNVAKAIGLGPKEKKGHYVDEPVEKVAPQFSHLTGRGGAAAAAFGGREIDDDDDGAPNSLTPDVRGGEEMDDFFEGDTPRKGGKSGDSSSDEDSDSPRRRDWDSDGGGDGSKVQVRWRSDDDDSSEDDGPNPESDESDDDPLPLPSKDDPFFGSGKSAAPTNVHILGSNPASSMDLDPSTIAASFGSPAGGGDEYEAVGDDADALEKEFAGLNGVTFSGDSDSDGSGRRKKKGSSHKKSKKSKKEKKGKKEKPKMKDWDESESD; this is encoded by the coding sequence ATGGGGGCCGACATGtccacgcccgccgccggtgccgcggGTACGAGCGCGGGACTCACCGAGGAGCAGCTCCGGGAGCGGGGGATCGCGAAGATGGACCAGGAGATGCGCCGAAAGTTCGCCAGGGGGGGCAAGTTCAACTTCAAGATCGTCCTGCGCGGCGATTCCTCCACGGGCAAGTCCACGCTGCTGCGCAGGCTCCGCGGGGGCACGTTCCAACCCGACTACAACCCGACGCCGGAGATCCGCACCGCTCACGTCCAGTGGCAGGCGCGGTCCAATCCCGAGGACAACATCATGCTTGAGGTCTGGGACGTCATCGACAAGgcgtcgaagcgcgcgaTATCGGAATCGCTCACGCTCGCGCACAACGTCGACGAGACGGCGGAGGGGAGGCACACGTTCCcgctggacgcgacgatggtGGACGTGTACCACGGGTGCCACGCGGCCATCTTCCTCATCGACCCCTCGAAGAAGTGGACGTACGAGTAcgtgcagcgcgagctcgcgacggtgcCCGAGCACATCCCCACGTGCGTCGTCCTGAACTTCAGGGACTACCCGGCGTCCAAGCGCCTGATccgcctcgaggaggtggaggcggacaTGGAGTACTCGTTCGGTAAGCGGCCTTTCCGGCCGTTCGTCATGGAGGCGTCGCTCTTGAACTGCTACGGCCTGCAGGCGCTGTCCACGTTCCTGCACATCCCTTTCCTGTGCCTCAAGCGCGCCAGCTTAGAGCAGGCCATGCAGCTCAACACGCACGCCATCGTGCAGGCTCAGGAGGCGATGAAGACGGTGCGGGGCAACAGCTACGACGCGTACGAGCGCaagatcgacgccgcgaccggcgggAGTAACGTGAGTAACGCGCTGGGCGAGGCGGCTAGCGCGGGCACTCCGGGTcagcccccggcgcggcaGAGTCACGCCGCGCCCCCCACTGCGAAAGAGGCGGCGATCACGTGGGAAAAGCTGAGCAACACGACGCTGGGCGAGGCGCCGTTGCtgatcggcggcgccgcgatcggggcGGCCGTGACCGGGGtgaccgcggtggcgaaccTGACGCCCGCGCAGATTGCCGAAAACGTTAAATCAGTCGCCAGCGTCGGCaacgtcgccaaggcgatCGGTCTGGGCcccaaggagaagaagggtCACTACGTGGACGAACCCGTGGAGAAGGTGGCGCCTCAGTTCTCGCACCTCACcggtcggggcggcgcggcggcggcggcgtttggcGGGCGGGAgattgacgacgacgacgacggcgcgccgaacTCGTTAACCCCGGATGTGCGGGGGGGCGAGGAGATGGACGACTTCTTCGAGGGCGACACGCCGAGGAAAGGCGGTAAAAGCGGCGATTCATCTTCCGACGAAGACAGCGACAGCCCTCGAAGAAGGGACTGGGACAgcgacggcggtggtgaCGGCTCCAAGGTTCAGGTTCGGTGGCGgtcagacgacgacgacagctccgaggacgacggacCGAATCCCGAGAGCGACGAGTCGGACGACGATCCCTTGCCCTTACCCAGCAAGGACGACCCGTTCTTCGGAAGCGGTaagagcgccgcgccgacgaacgTGCACATCCTCGGCTCGAACCCCGCGAGTTCCATGGACCTCGACCCGAgcaccatcgccgcctccttcgggtcgcccgcgggtggcggtgacgagtacgaagccgtcggcgacgacgccgacgcgttggaGAAGGAGTTTGCGGGGTTGAACGGGGTTACGTTCTCCGGtgacagcgacagcgacgggTCCGGCCGGCGTAAGAAGAAGGGCTCGTCGCACAAGAAGAGTAAGAAGAgtaagaaggagaagaaggggaagaaggagaagccCAAGATGAAGGATTGGGACGAGTCCGAGAGCGACTGA
- a CDS encoding predicted protein, protein MARGLSREQSKEKNLKKQQNAAKGNTENLTPAQRAERDKAAMAAKKAAKDAAKAELAQSADGAAQLAAEEKRKAEQRARQKEGSFAAKNPLLAKQLKKTGK, encoded by the coding sequence ATGGCGCGTGGCCTGAGCCGCGAGCAGTCCAAGGAGAAGAACCTCAAGAAGCAGcagaacgcggcgaagggtAACACCGAGAACCTCACCCCCGCGCAGAGGGCCGAGCGCGACAaggccgcgatggccgccaagaaggccgccaaggacgcggcgaaggctgagctcgcccagtcggcggacggcgccgcacAACTCGCAGCGGAGGagaagcgcaaggcggagcagcgcgccaGGCAGAAGGAGGGCAgcttcgcggcgaagaacCCCCTGCTGGCCAAGCAGCTCAAGAAGACGGGCAAGTGA
- a CDS encoding predicted protein, with protein MSAEEETKPTEEKKEETPAAPIFGFGAAGGFGAAATFDPSAFASAPKAAAEGGDDDDDAAAAAAAEAECKAEFVPVVKLEQVETASGEENEDVLFEAKSKAYRFTEGEWKERGLGPIKLLQDKDSKKIRVLMRREKTLKVCANFFVKPGTKVEEHAGSEKARVFTTMDCSDGDIRPVMVNMCVKFGSAEKAQTFQDEFEKAMEVMKQFEGEESEEKKDGDAAADALADKVAEAKVGEEEKKEEA; from the exons ATGTCCGCAGAGGAAGAGACCAAGCCG accgaggagaagaaggaggagactcccgccgcgcccatcttcggcttcggcgcagcgggcggcttcggcgccgcggccaccttCGATCCCAGCGccttcgcgtccgcccccaaggctgcggccgagggcggcgacgacgacgacgacgccgccgcagccgcagccgccgaggccgagtgCAAGGCCGAGTTCGTTCCCGTCGTCAAGCTCGAGCAGGTCGAgaccgcgagcggcgaggagaaCGAGGACGTCCTCTTCGAGGCCAAGTCCAAGGCGTACCGATTCACCGAGGGTGAGTGGAAGGAGCGCGGCCTCGGTCCCATCAAGCTCCTGCAGGACAAGGACAGCAAGAAGATCCGCGTGCTGATGAGGCGCGAGAAGACCCTCAAGGTGTGCGCCAACTTCTTCGTCAAGCCCGGCACCAAGGTCGAGGAGCACGCGGGCAGCGAGAAGGCCAGGGTCTTCACCACCATGGACTGCTCCGACGGGGATATCCGGCCGGTGATGGTCAACATGTGCGTCAAGTTTGGctccgcggagaaggcgcagACGTTCCAGGACGAGTTCGAGAAGGCCATGGAGGTGATGAAGCAATTCGAGGGTGAGGAAAGCGAGGAAAAgaaggacggggacgccgcggcggacgcgctcgccgataaggtggcggaggccaaggttggtgaggaggagaagaaggaggaggcgtga
- a CDS encoding predicted protein codes for MPFIASISTGLRGLVTGRGGSKETGRPGGAKGRHLSVDVKSQVSWRSLAAADDDQRRIALVTGATDGIGFHTACMLSAAGYGVIVHGRSASRVRNAVDRVNESRSFLDKFGKGGVVGAYVRDFDSLDDVRALARDVLDNHPRLHLLDNNAGVFEPSRHVTDDGFERTFQVNVLAPYLLTGMLLPRLATTASSDDESKHDEDVRILNVASISQLPHVNFDNINAEQKFTSHEAYCHSKTMMKLFSFELHERISRAVELSSYDELGDHDYFAMKTGCTELATAGARGLGSVLTMTCDPGTVNTKMLLAGWGPCGVETFDANDQFELLTDAKYRDEVKSHGAYHVNRTVRQRPGEDTKEERERLWRVLEESTGFEYPI; via the coding sequence ATGCCTTTCATCGCGTCTATATCCACGGGCCTACGCGGACTCGtcaccgggcgcggcgggtcgaagGAGACGGGGCgaccgggcggcgcgaagggtAGGCACCTATCGGTCGATGTCAAATCCCAAGTCTCCTGGAGGTCGTTGGCCGCTGCCGATGACGATCAACGTCgcatcgcgctcgtcaccggcgccacgGACGGAATCGGCTTCCACACCGCTTGCATGCTCAGCGCCGCCGGGTACGGCGTCATCGTCCACGgcaggagcgcctcgcgtGTCCGCAACGCGGTGGACCGCGTCAACGAGTCGCGCTCCTTCCTCGACAAGTTCGGCAAGGGGGGCGTCGTGGGCGCGTACGTGCGAGACTTCGATTCCCTagacgacgtccgcgcgctcgcgagggacgtcCTCGACAACCACCCGAGGCTTCACCTCCTGGACAACAACGCCGGCGTCTTCGAACCGAGCCggcacgtcaccgacgacgggttcgagcGCACGTTCCAGGTGAACGTCTTAGCGCCTTACCTGCTCACCGGGATGTTGTTACCACGTCTGGCCACCACGGCttcgagcgacgacgaatcgaaacacgacgaggacgtccgaATCCTCaacgtcgcgtccatctcgcAGCTCCCGCACGTCAACTTCGACAACATCAACGCCGAACAAAAGTTCACGTCCCACGAGGCGTACTGCCACAGCAAGACGATGATGAAGCTCTTCTCGTTTGAGCTCCACGAGCGCATCagccgcgcggtggagctcAGCTCctacgacgagctcggcgatcaCGACTACTTCGCGATGAAAACCGGGTGCACGGAGCTGGCGACTGCCGGGGCGAGGGGGCTGGGTTCGGTGCTGACGATGACGTGCGACCCGGGGACGGTCAACACAAAGATGCTCCTCGCGGGGTGGGGTCCGTGCGGCGTCGAGACTTTCGACGCGAATGACCAATTCGAGCTCCTCACCGACGCCAAATACAGGGACGAGGTCAAGTCGCACGGCGCGTATCACGTGAACCGGACGGTGAGGCAGAGGCCCGGCGAGGACAccaaggaggagagggagagaCTGTGGAGGGTGCTGGAGGAGAGCACGGGGTTCGAGTACCCCATCTGA
- a CDS encoding predicted protein, which yields MSGIGTGYDLSTTTYSPDGKVFQVDYACKAVDNGGLALGIKCSDGVVLGVEKLLPFKMLVPGSNRRIAPVDRHAGMAGAGLAPDARQIMSRARSECANYKSFYGDKIPSKILADRMANYLHMFTLYWSVRPFGAAVLLAVRDPATGKYELYLLEPSGECQRYHGMAIGKGRQAAKNEVEKLKLGEMSCLEAVKEAARIIVTTHDEKDKDYECELAWICDDSGGEFKKVPKDIADEAIAAAKRALEDDDAMDAD from the coding sequence ATGTCGGGCATAGGCACAGGCTACGACCTGTCCACCACCACCTACTCCCCCGACGGGAAGGTGTTCCAGGTGGACTACGCTTGTAAGGCCGTGGATAACGGCGGCTTGGCGCTGGGCATCAAGTgcagcgacggcgtcgtgctcgGCGTGGAGAAGCTCCTCCCCTTCAAGATGCTGGTGCCGGGCTCCAACCGCAggatcgcgcccgtcgatcGCCACGCGGGCATGGCGGGCGCCGGTCtcgccccggacgcgcgaCAGATCATGTCCCGCGCCAGGTCCGAGTGCGCCAACTACAAGTCCTTCTACGGCGATAAGATCCCCTCCAAGATCCTCGCCGACAGGATGGCCAACTACCTGCACATGTTCACCCTCTACTGGTCCGTGCGCCCCTttggcgccgccgtgctcctcgcggttcgggacccggcgacgggcaAGTACGAGCTGTACCTCCTGGAGCCCAGCGGCGAGTGCCAGAGGTACCACGGGATGGCGATCGGCAAGGGGCGAcaggcggcgaagaacgAGGTCGAGAAGCTCAAGCTCGGGGAGATGTCCTGTTTAGAGGCGgtcaaggaggcggcgaggatcatCGTCACGACGCACGACGAGAAGGACAAGGACTACGAGTGCGAACTGGCGTGGATCTGCGACGACAGCGGCGGGGAGTTCAAGAAGGTGCCCAAGgacatcgccgacgaggccatcgcggcggctaagcgcgcgctggaggacgacgacgccatggacgcCGACTAG